TTCGCTAGGATATTTTGATAATCATATGCGACTGGACTTCCAATATCAGTCACATCTGTCACACGAATTACAAGAGTTTGTCCCGATGGTATTTTATCAATAACATCTGCAGTACTCGAATAGAGAGGGGCAAAGGATCCTAGGTTATCAAAGTCCAACTCAACAGTGTAGATTCCATTAGATAGAGGGACGCTATTGATTGTTTGAGTTGCAATTACTGTAGGAAGATCATTTGAATAGTACAGATCAAACTTTAAATTAGGGGTACCTGTAACAGGAGTTCCGTTACTAAGTACAAGTCTGCCTGAGTAACCAAGCTTACTTGTCGAAGCATATAGATTTAAGGATAAGAAGCTTAAACTAAACGCTAAAATGAATGTAAAGATTCTACTAACGTACAACAAAGTTCCCCTGTGTTTACAGTGGCATATCGACATATTATTACGAATAATTAAAGAAATGAAATTTAGGTAGTTAAGTGGGCAATAATTCCAGTTTAGGGTCAAAATGTGCCAATTAAAGGTGGCTGACCCCTTAGATTAAGGGGTCGCATTACAAGGTGGATACATACGAGCAAGCTCTCCAATCGGTCCACCAGTTTGGCTATGATTTGGTCTTAGCTTTTCCCAATAAGAGTTAGTTGGAAAAATTTTACCATTGGCCTTATAGATTCCTTTTTTAGCAAGAAGGATATCGTACATTATATCCATACTACATCTCACTTGGTTTCTTGGCTCTATCGTTGTTTCATATCCAGAAGCAAATTGGCAGTTCTTTCCACGCCAATAACGTGCATCTTTCTTACGATTTAATTGGAAGAGACCAGTTGGGCGATCTGTTGCATCTGGTACGCGTCCTGTGTTTACCTTTGTTGGATCACATGAAGATTCAACTTGAGCGATTGAAGCAAACATCCAAACCCAAAATCTCTTTCTTTGTTCATTATTTAGATTGTACCAATTTGGGCAAGTGTATGGAGCCGCTGTCATTCCTTTGATTTCATCGTAGAGAAACATCTCAGCAGCGCCAGATTCATTTTCAATATACTCTGTAATCATTTGTCCCCAAACACCTTCTTTACCATCTTCAGTAATAAACATTTGGCAGTCTTTATTAAAATACTTTCCATCTCTTCTGTGTTCAGTTGGTAGGGGATCACCCTGAGAAATCGTATTGTCCTCTACCTGACAGTTATGACAGCCACCATCGGGCGGATTTGTGACACTATTAATAACACTATTGAGTTCATTTAAAAAATTAGTCTTACTTGAATTAAGATCAGAACTATAAGAGTTAAAATTTAGAAAGAAAATTGAGAATAGAATTAGAGACTTCATTATTTAGCCTCCTTATTCTTTTGCACTTTTTGATAAACACACTTTATCCCACTTTCTTTAGACTCGTAGGTTAGAGTACCTTCAGTAATCTCTAGGATTTGTGTACTTTTTGAATCTTTTTGTTTTGTTGATTCCTTGCAATCACTCACTTCACTTAATTGAATTACTTTCTTTTTTGTATAAGTGAAGGAAGTACTATATGTACAATCTGATTTTTCAATTTCTTTCTTGTTTGAAAATGGCCCGAAAAAAATTCGTTGACCTATTCTAAGTCCTTTTTTCGGCGACTTTTTATCAATAAATTGAACCTCTGAAGCATCACAGAAATCTGAGTTTCTTACTAAGGTTTTGTATTCTCCAACATGTTTTTTCATCGTAGAAATAAAGTCATTTGCTGATGTGGCCAGTGCCATTGTTGGTAACGCTAAAATTACTACCAGTTTACAGATACTTATAGTGAAATTCTTAATCATAGCTATCCTCTTATTAACTCTCGAATTATACCATTTTATGAGGGTTTAGAGCTCTTGGGAGACAATATTTCCCCATGGAGAATTATTTGGCCTAATTATTGTGTTCATTATTACACACTTAAAGACATACACAGTCTTTCATTGGTAGTAATGCCTATTACAAAAATGGGAGAAAAGTATGAAAAGAATGGTCAATATTGCGACATTAATGACATTAGCACTTCTTGTGTCTTGTAATGCCGAAAAGATATCAAAAGTTAAGTTTGTTCACGCCTTAGAAGGTGAGTCACTTTCAGGTGAAATGAAGATCAATGGTCAGGAATTGAATCTAACTGGTTCAAGTGAAGAGTCATTCGAAGTAAAACCTATGTATCCTAGAAAATTGAATCTTAAACTAGATTATAATCACGGACCAGAGCTTAATAAGTTATCAGCAACTGAAATCAAAATGGAATTTGAAGTACGTAACTACGATTCTGAAAAGGGAAGTGTTGATCTAAGAAAAGCAGGTTCTGTAAAACTTCAAGGTGATAAGCTTAAGCTTACTAATTGTACAAATACAGTTGATTTCAAAGTTAATGGTAATGAGCTTGTTGTCGATATGTCTAAATTTAAAAGTCTAGCTTCATGTAAGGCCGTTGGAAAGTACAAAAACTATAATCGTATTGGTGAAGAAGGTCGTCTACATAATGGTTTTGGACGTAACTTTTTTAAATTTGCCACAGATACTCAGTTTGGAAAAGAAGCTGCTTATGAAATCGTAAATAACTTCTCTAATTATATCTATCAAGATGGAGAAATGGCCGAGTACTTAAAGACAATGATTACGAAGATTGCTAAAGCATCAGATATGCCAGATGTAGAACCTAAGGTTTTCTTCATTAATGCTCCAATTGAAAATGCTT
This sequence is a window from Halobacteriovorax sp. DA5. Protein-coding genes within it:
- a CDS encoding M48 family metallopeptidase, translated to MKRMVNIATLMTLALLVSCNAEKISKVKFVHALEGESLSGEMKINGQELNLTGSSEESFEVKPMYPRKLNLKLDYNHGPELNKLSATEIKMEFEVRNYDSEKGSVDLRKAGSVKLQGDKLKLTNCTNTVDFKVNGNELVVDMSKFKSLASCKAVGKYKNYNRIGEEGRLHNGFGRNFFKFATDTQFGKEAAYEIVNNFSNYIYQDGEMAEYLKTMITKIAKASDMPDVEPKVFFINAPIENAFALPGGYVFVFRGLVDSLKTEAELAGVLGHEWAHVTERHGTESVTRNLKSIATKFVGAGFVWANFGILGGAATYYVYDKLEDIPLMGFSRIQELEADKLGVQYAYKAGYSPYGLGKYFSSVPDYDETFFQAITSSHPKSSTRVEKIEELIFNYIPYDTSLVVTSDEYEAAKESIDDLQAMPPYVVRQLMVSMGALVESSIKKSVRKKLKLDHKLEER